The DNA sequence GCCTCGGCGCTGGCCAACAACGCCTTCCCCGACGAGCTCGAGGTCTTCGCGCCCGCAGACACAGGCCTGGTCGTGCTGGGGACGAACTACGGCGTCATCCACAGCGACGACGCGGTGCACTGGACGTGGGTCTGCGAGCCGGCGGTGACCACGGCGGCGGTCGTGGGCGCGTATGGCGTGGGCAGCGACGGCGGGCTCTGGGCGCTGGCGGGCACCAAGCCGCTGGTGTCGAACGATCTCGGCTGCACCTGGGCCGGCGTGGTGCCCGCAACCGGCGTGGACACGGTGAGCGACATCTTCGTCGACCCCGGCGATCCGCAGCACGCGCTGGTCATCGGCGTGTCCACGCTCAGCGGCAACTTCGCCATCTACGCGACCCTTGACCGCGGCCAGAGCTGGACGGGGCCCGTGCTGAGCGCGAACCAGCAGGGCGAGCTCCTGGGCGTCGAGATCTCGCGATCGAATCCCGCGCGCGCGTTCGCCACCGAGTACGCGTTCGCCACGCACGCGGTCGCGCTGTTCCGCAGCGACGATCATGGCCAGACCTGGACCGAGCTCGACCACCCCGAGCTCGGCGACGCGTACCCCTTCCTCGCCGCGATCGATCCCGTCGACCCGGACACGGTCTGGCTGCGGCTGGTGCCCAACTCCGCCAGCGGCGGCGACCAGCTCGCGGTGAGCCACGACAAGGGCGCAACGTTCACCGTGGCCTTCACCGCCCCGAGCACCTTGAGCGCGCTCGCCGTCGGCGAGGACCACACCGTCTGGACCGCCAGCCGCGCCAACGACCTCTGGCGGCTCGATCCCGACGCGGGATCGTTCGTCCACCTGCCCGGGCCGTCGGTGCGCTGCATGGCCGAGCGCGCGGGCACGCTCTACGCCTGCGGCGACGCCACCGCGGACGGCGGCTTCGTCCTCGGGGCGAGCATCGACCGCGGCCAGTCCTTCACCGCGCTGGTCAAGCCGACCACCTACCAGACCGCCGCCTGTGCCGTGGCCGAGGGCGCGTGCGCGCCGGTGAACGTCATCCCCGATGCCGGCTCGCCGACCGATGCAGGCGGCAGCTCGACCGGCTCGACCGGCTCACCTCCGCCCAGCAAGGGCTGCGGCTGCGGCGAAGCGGACGCATCCAGCCTCGCCGGCTTGCTGCTCGCGCTGGCCTTCCTTCGTCAGCGCTCGATGCGGCAGAGCCAGTAGATGCAGCGTCCGTCGTCGTTGTGCTGGCCGGTCGTCACCAGGCAGCGCTCGTCGTGTTGGCGCACGTCGAGCCGCTTGAGCTCCGGCTCTTGCACGAAGTCCTCGCGGCCATCGGCGCCGAGGAAGTAGAGCCGCCGCTGGCCGGTGTCGAGGAACGCGAGCAGCTCGTCCGCCGCCATGCGCTCGGGCACGTCGAACGTCGGCGCGGCGGCGAGCATGTCCAGAAATTGCGACGAGCTCAGGTCCTCCACCCGACGGACGAGCTGGTGCCCGGGGTTCTCGTCGCCCACTTCGTTGATTCCGATCATGGGGCCGGTCCTCCGTGGTCAAGGTAGTGCTGCCGGCCACTTCGCAAATCGCGGAAGGAAGGCGAGCGCGCGGCACGAGAGCGGCCTAACCTTCGGGCGCCAGGGAGCGGGCATGGCGAAGAAGCTCAAGCGCGGCGAGTCGGTGCCCGAGGGCGTGCGCCGCCTCGCGACCGAGCGTCTGCAAGGAGCCCTCGAGCTCATCGCCAGCGGCGCGCCCGACGGCATCCACGAGGTGCGCAAGGAGCTCAAGCAGCTCCGCGCGCTGCTCCGGCTCGTGCGCAGCGAGCTGGGCAAGAAGCGCTACGCGGCCGAGAACGCGCGCTACCGCGACATCGCCAAGCCGCTCTCCGCCGTGCGCGACAGCGAGGTGCTGGTCGAGGCCGCCCGCAAGCTCTCGGGCGCCGGCGCGCTGGTGCGGGCGCTCGAGGTTCGCCACCGGGCCCTGCTGCACCAGGTGCTCGTAGAGGAACGGCAGCTCGAGCGATGTGCCCAGGCGCTCGAGGAGGCGCTGGAGGCCGTGCCCACGTGGCCGCTCGAGCGGCGCGGATGGAAGGCGCTGGAGCCAAATCTGAAAGCCCTCTACGCCCGCTGTCGACGCGCCAGGGCCGAGGCGCAGCGGTCCGGCACCGACGAGGCCCTGCACGCCTGGCGCAAGCAGACCAAGTACCTGCGCGCGATGCTCGAGGTGGGCGCGCCCGCCTGGCCCAAGGTGATGCGCGAGCTCGACGAGGGGCTGCGCCGCCTCGGCGACGCCCTCGGGGACGATCACGATCTGGCGGTCCTCGAGGGCCTCATCGATCGGGGCGAGCTGCGGCTTCCTTCGGCGATGGCGGCCCGGGCGCGCGCCAGCGTCCAAGCGCACCGGCGCGCACTTCAGGCCGACGCGTTCAAGCTGGGCGGGAAGCTGCTCGGCCGCGAACCCGGTGAGCTGATGCGCGCGCTCCACACCGGCTGGAAGTCCTGGCGGCGCTGACTACGCGTTCGCGGGCTTTCCCAAGCGGCGCTCGACCCAGAGGTACTGCACCACGGCCTGCAAGCAGACCAGCAGCGGCGTCGCCACCACCACGCCCATCACGCCGAAGAACCCGCCCAGGCACGCCTGGCCAAAGAGCAGCAGCGCGGGTCGTATCTGCACCGCCCGGCGCATCACGAACGGCGAGATCACGTAGCCCTCGAAGATGTGAACGCCCAGGTACACCCCGCACGCCGCGAGGAAGGTGGTGGGCGACTTCGCCAGGGCGACGATGAGCCCGGGCACCGCGCTCGCGAGGGCGCCCAGGTAGGGCACGAACGTCCCGAGGAAGGTGAAGAGCGCGAGCACCAGCGCGCCCTCCACCCCGATGAGGGAGAGCCCCAGCCCGGCGAGGGTGCCCATGATGGTCATCGACACCAGAATCCCGCCGACCCAGTGCCGCAGATCGCGGCCCAAGCGCCGCCAGCCCTCGTCGAACACCGGCTCCAAATGCGTGGGGATGAGCGCCCGCAGGCCACGCCGGTACGCGTCCGGCTCGTAGGTCAGAAAGGCAGCGAGCACCAGCACCAGCACACACACGATGAGCGCCTCGGTGGCGCCGAACGCCGCCGGCACCGCGCGCGCCAGCAGCCCGCTCACCGCCTGACCCGCGAGCGCCTCTGCGCGCCGCGAGAGCTCGTCGCTCTGGGCCACGGAGAGCTTCGACACCGGCCCGCCCCGCTCGCCCGAGATCCACTCCCGCGCCCGCGAGACGCCCGCGGGGAGCTGCTCCGCGAGCGGCCCGAGCTGGTTCGCCGCCCGCGGGAGCACCAGCGCGCCCATCGCCGTGGCCCCGCCGAGCGCCAGCGCCAACGTCGCCAGCACGGCCAATCCGCGCGGCATCCATCGCGCCAGCAGCCCCACCGGAAAGCCCAGCACGATCGCCAGGAGCACCGAGAAGAAGCCCAGGAGCAAGACGACTTGAACGTCGAGCGCGATCTTCAGCAGCAGCAACAACCCCAGCAGCGCGGCCCCCACGGCCAGGGGATGAGCCAGGAGCGGCCAGCGTCCGAGCGCGCGAGGGGTGTCCACGCCCGACGACACTGCAAGCGCCCGGCCGCTCCGTCCGACGGGCACTTGCGCACGCGCGGAACGTCCAGCCGGAAAAAACGCCCGATTCAGCCCGGCGCGAGCCAGGCACCCGCGAGCAGCTGCCGCGTGAACGACGCCCGCAGGTAGAACGCCCGTGGCGCTGCGCGGATGGGCTCGCCGTCGGCGTCCACGGTCCAGCCGAGCGCGCGCGAATTCGCACCCTTCGGCCGAAGCTGCAGCGCCTTGCCCACGTGCGCGGTGGCGCGATGGCCGAGCCCCGACTCGCAGAGCTCCACCAGGAGCTCGAAGTCCTCGCGCAGCACGGCCTCCTCGGCGTCCGACGGGCTCCAGAGGTGCGCCCAACCCAGCCGTCGCTCGGGCAGCGGCGCAGCCGGGGCGGCCTCGACCGGAACCCAGAGCACGCGCGCGAGCTTCTTCCGCAGCCGCGAGGTGAGGAAGCGCCGCTCGTCGGGCAGGCCCAGCTCGAGCGTGGTCACGAAGGTCGACTCGCGGGGCCGGCCGGCGGCATCGACAGGAATCGTCTTCAGCTCCACGCCCAGCGCGGCGAAGTCCGCTTCGGGCCGCGAGCCTGCCGTGGCCCCCAGCGCGCGCTCCACGAGCTGCCCTGCCCAACCCTTGCCCGAGGTCGTGTCCCGCGGGACGGCGACCCCCAGCATCGCTGCGATGTCACCCAGCCGCCGCCCCGAGAACGCGCGCGCGCGCCGCAGGAGCGCGACCTCGTCCGCGGGCTCGCCGGTGAATGGATCCAGGGGGGCTCCCGTCTATCGTTTCGGCCCGTCCGGTATACCGCAGTCCGCCCGCAACCATCGGGCCCGGGCCGGGTTGGAGAGACCACACGGGCGGCCCGGGCCGCCAGACAAGGACACGACCATGAAGCGCATCGCCCTCGGCGGCCTGGCCGCCCTCACCCTCCTCGCCGCCCCGCGGATCTCGTTCGCCAAGGGCGAGGGCCTGGAGCGCGCCGGCGAGCACAACGAGCGCGGCGGGGAGCGCAAGGAGAAGCGCGGCGAGCGCAAGGAGAAGCGCGGCGAGCGCGAGGAGCGCCACGGCCAGAAGGAGCTCGCCAAGGGCGCCCGCGACGAGGCCCGCGGTCAGCAGCTCGAGGCGGAGGGCCACGTGAAGGAGGGTGAGCACCTCGAGCGCAAGGGCGAGCACGAGGAGAAGCGCGGCGAGCACCAGGAGGCCCAGGGCGAGCGGCGCGAGAAGCGCGGCGATCGCGAAGAGGCCCGCGGCGAGCACCAGGAGCAGAAGGGCGAAGCGCAGGTGCAGCACGGCGCCGCGGAAGCAGCTGGCACCGCTCCCTAGAAGCCGTGGCTGGTCGCTGGTGGCTGGTGGCTCGTTCCTCGGTCCGCGAGCGTCTCCGGCACCCCGCCCCGAAAACGACGACGCCCGGTCCCCTCTCGGGGCCGGGCGCCTTCGCGTTCAGCATGACTGCGGTGGGAACTAGCCCTTGAGGTGCTTGTTCACCAGGCTGGTCAGCTCGAACATCGTCACCTGCTTCTTGCCGCCGAAGATCGGCTTGAGCTTGTCGTCGGCGTTGATGGCGCGCTTGTTCTTGCTGTCCTGGAGGCCGTGCTTCTTGATGTACGCCCAGATCTTCTTGGTCGCCTCGGTGCGAGGCAGGGAGCCCGAGCCCACAACCTCGGCCAGCTCGCTGCTCGGGGTCAGCTCCTTGAAGAACGCGCTGTTGCCCTTCTTCGCGCCGCCCGACGACTTCTTCTTGGTCTTGGCTGCCATTCTGTCCCTCGATGCGCCATCAGGTGGCGCGTGAAAGTCTGCAAACTAGTCGAACCGCGGCTGGGTTTGTCACCCTTTTTCTAGGGCCCCTCCCTCGGCAGCGGCGCGCGCACTCTAGCGCAACCGCGGCAGCGTGCATCACGAATCTCGAGGGGGAAGCCGATTTTTCCCTTGGGGCTAAAGGCGCAGGCCGGCCCCGAGCCCGCCAAAGACGTAGAGCTGCCGAGCGCCGGACGGGGCAGACGCCAAGTAGCTCACGGGGATTTCTGCGCGCAGCGTGAAGCCCGGCGTCGGCTCCCACTCGAGGCCCAGCCCCGCAGTTCCGCCGAGGGAGAGCGCGCTCGCGAAGAGGGCCTGCGCGCCCACGAACAGCAGCGGCCGCACGGCGCCGGCGGTGTTCACGGGCTGCAGCTCGATGCCCAGCACCGCGCCGGGTTTCCCGCTGGCGGCCACCAGCGCACCCGCCTCGACAGCGACACGATAGCCGCCGCGCACCAACACCAACCCGCCCTTCGCGGTCAGCTCGCTCGCGGCGAGCAGGCCGAGCTGGACCCGAGCGCCACCCGGCCGACGAACCCCGACGAGCTCGGGGCGCCGGGAATGAACGGCCCCAAGGCTGGCTCGTGCTGGTCACGGGCTGCGCCGCGCGGTCGCCCACGTCCGCCGTTCTGGTCGGCACAAGCAAAGACGCGCCGACCACGCCCCACGGTCGAATCCTGGCCAGCGGCCAAGCGCCCGTTGGGTGCAAGCTGGCGCCACCCTTGGGAAGCTGCCCCAAAGCGACCCTTGTCGAGCCTGACGCAGCGCACTATCGTCCGTGACGAATTGCGTCATGCGCCAGCGTGTTGGAGCACGGATGGGTGACCAGGGCCTGTATCTGCCGGAGTTCGAGCACGACGCGTGCGGCGTGGGCTTCGTGGTCCACCTGCGCGGGCAGAAGTCTCACGGCATCGTGGCGCAGGGGCTCGAGGTGCTCGATCGCCTGAGCCACCGCGCGGCCACCGGTCGCGATCCGGAGACGGGCGACGGCGCGGGCATCCTCATCCAGCTCCCGCACAGCTTCTTCGCCCAGGCCGCGCTGCCCTTCGCGCTGCCGCAGAAGGGCCGCTACGCGGTGGCGCAGGTGTTCTTGCCGCCCGAGCCGGATCGCCGGCGGGCGTGCGAGCAGATCTTCGCCGAGGCCGTGGAGAGTGCAGGTCAGCGTGTGCTCGGCTGGCGCGACGTCCCGACCGATCCGGCGCACCTCGGCCGCGACGCGCGCGCAGTGCTCCCCGCGATTCGCCAGCTCTTCGTGCAGCGCCGCCGCGTGCTGCCCGGCGCGTTCGAGCGCGAGCTCTACGTCATCCGCAAGACGGTCGAGAACAAGATCGCCGCGTCGGGCGTGGATCCCGAGGGCCGCTTCCACGTGGCCAGCTTCTCGGCCGAGACGTTGATTTACAAGGGCCTGCTGCTCCCTCGACAGCTGCCGCGCTTCTACCAGGACCTCGCGCACGGCGAGCTGGCGAGCGCCATCGCGCTGGTGCACTCGCGCTTCAGCACGAACACGTTCCCGACCTGGGAGCTGGCGCAGCCCTTTCGCTTCATCGCGCACAACGGCGAGATCAACACCCTGCGCGGAAATCGAAACTGGATGGACGCGCGCCGCAGCATGCTCCGCTCCGCGCGCCTCGGCGTGTCGCTGGACGCGCTGCACCCCATCGTGGTGCCCGGCAAGAGCGACTCGGCGCAGTTCGACAACATGGCCGAGCTGCTCTTCCACGCCGGCCGCCCGCTGCCGCACGCGCTGATGATGATGATTCCCGAAGCGTGGGAAGGCGACTTGGCGATGAGCGACGATCGCCGCGCCTTCTACGAGCACGCCGCCTCGCTGCTCGAGCCCTGGGATGGGCCGGCCGCGATCGCGTTCACCGACGGCACGATCGTCGGCGCCACGCTCGATCGAAACGGGCTGCGACCCGCGCGCTACCTGGTGACCGAGGACGACCGCGTGGTGCTGGCGTCCGAGACGGGCGTGCTCGACGTGCCCGACGCGAAGGTGAAGCTCAAGGGCCGGCTGCAGCCCGGGCGCATGTTCGTGGTCGACACGCGCGAGGGCCGAATCCTCGACGACGCCGAGGTGAAGCGCGAGCCGACGCAGCGCTGGCCGTATCGACGCTGGCTGGATCAGCACGTCTCGAAGCTCGAGCAGCTTCAGGTGGTGCCGCCGCCGGCGCCGCTCGGTGACGACGCGCGGCTGCAGCTCCAGCGCGCCTTCGGCTACAGCGACGAGGATCTTCGGGTGCTGCTTCAGCCCATGGCCGAGTCCGGTCACGAGGGCACGGGCTCGATGGGCATGGACGCCCCGCTCGCGGTGCTCAGCGATCAGGCGCCGAGCCTCTTCGACTACTTCCACCAGCTCTTTGCGCAGGTCACCAATCCGCCGATCGATCCCATTCGCGAGAAGCTGGTGATGAGCGTGGCGACGACGCTCGGGCCCGAGGGCAACACGCTCGAGGACACGCCCGAGCCGCTGCCGCGCCTGGCGCTGCCGAGCCCGGTGCTCACCCACGCGCAGCTCGCGACGCTCTCCGGCGCAAACGAAGAGGCCGTGTTCGACCCGCAGCGGCTCTCGCTGCTCTTCCCGCTCGACCAGGGCCCGGGCGCGATGGCCAAGGCGCTCGAGGCGCTCGTCGAGGCCGCCGTTGCCGCGGTGAACGAAGGCTCCACGCTGCTCATCCTCTCCGACCGCGGCGCCGACGCGAACCACGCGCCGCTCCCGGTGCTGCTGGCCGTGGCCGCCGTCAACCAGCGCCTGGTGCGCGACGGCATCCGAATGCACGCGGGCCTCGTGTGCGAGACGGCGGAGGTGCGCGAGGTGCATCACGTCGCGCTGCTGGTGGGCTACGGCGCGACGGCGGTGAACCCGTACCTCGCGCTCGAGACCGTGGAAGCGATGGCGCGCGCGGGCGACGTGAAGGTCACGCCCGAGCAGGCCGTTAACAACTTCGTTAAGTCGTGCGAGGAAGGCTTGCTGAAGGTGATGTCCAAGATGGGCATCTCCACGCTGCAGAGCTATCGCGGCGCGCAGATCTTCGAAGCGGTCGGGCTCGATCGCGCGCTCATCGACGCGCACTTCACGGGGACGCCCTCGCGGCTCTCGGGCGTGGGCCTGGACGAGCTCGAGCGCGAGGCCCGCGAGCGTCACGCGCGCGGGTTTGCGCCGGGCCAGACACTCGTTGAGCTCGAGCTGCCCGAGGGCGGCAAGTACGCGTGGCGGCGGCGCGGCGAGCCGCACAAATGGAACCCGTCGACGATCGCGTTCTTGCAGAGCGCCGTGCAGCGGAAGGATCAGCGCGAGTTCGAGAAGTTCTGCCTCGCCGCCGACGACGAGAGCCAGCGACAGGTCACGCTCCGCAGCTTGCTCGCCACACGACCCACGCCGAAGCCGATCTCGCTCGACGAGGTCGAGCCGGCGAGCGAGATCCTGCGCCGCTTCGTCACCGGCGCGATGAGCTTCGGTTCCATCAGCGCGGAGGCACACGAGACGCTCGCAATCGCCATGAATCGGCTGGGCGGCCGCAGCAACTCCGGCGAGGGCGGCGAAGAGCCGCGCCGCTTCCCGCGCGACGCCGACGGCTCCTGGCGACGCAGTGCCATCAAGCAGGTGGCGAGCGCGCGCTTCGGCGTCACGACCGAATATCTGGTCAACGCCGACGAGCTTCAGATCAAGGTCGCTCAGGGCGCCAAGCCCGGCGAAGGCGG is a window from the Deltaproteobacteria bacterium genome containing:
- a CDS encoding CHAD domain-containing protein, which produces MAKKLKRGESVPEGVRRLATERLQGALELIASGAPDGIHEVRKELKQLRALLRLVRSELGKKRYAAENARYRDIAKPLSAVRDSEVLVEAARKLSGAGALVRALEVRHRALLHQVLVEERQLERCAQALEEALEAVPTWPLERRGWKALEPNLKALYARCRRARAEAQRSGTDEALHAWRKQTKYLRAMLEVGAPAWPKVMRELDEGLRRLGDALGDDHDLAVLEGLIDRGELRLPSAMAARARASVQAHRRALQADAFKLGGKLLGREPGELMRALHTGWKSWRR
- a CDS encoding AI-2E family transporter encodes the protein MDTPRALGRWPLLAHPLAVGAALLGLLLLLKIALDVQVVLLLGFFSVLLAIVLGFPVGLLARWMPRGLAVLATLALALGGATAMGALVLPRAANQLGPLAEQLPAGVSRAREWISGERGGPVSKLSVAQSDELSRRAEALAGQAVSGLLARAVPAAFGATEALIVCVLVLVLAAFLTYEPDAYRRGLRALIPTHLEPVFDEGWRRLGRDLRHWVGGILVSMTIMGTLAGLGLSLIGVEGALVLALFTFLGTFVPYLGALASAVPGLIVALAKSPTTFLAACGVYLGVHIFEGYVISPFVMRRAVQIRPALLLFGQACLGGFFGVMGVVVATPLLVCLQAVVQYLWVERRLGKPANA
- the mutH gene encoding DNA mismatch repair endonuclease MutH: MDPFTGEPADEVALLRRARAFSGRRLGDIAAMLGVAVPRDTTSGKGWAGQLVERALGATAGSRPEADFAALGVELKTIPVDAAGRPRESTFVTTLELGLPDERRFLTSRLRKKLARVLWVPVEAAPAAPLPERRLGWAHLWSPSDAEEAVLREDFELLVELCESGLGHRATAHVGKALQLRPKGANSRALGWTVDADGEPIRAAPRAFYLRASFTRQLLAGAWLAPG
- a CDS encoding SWIB/MDM2 domain-containing protein; translated protein: MAAKTKKKSSGGAKKGNSAFFKELTPSSELAEVVGSGSLPRTEATKKIWAYIKKHGLQDSKNKRAINADDKLKPIFGGKKQVTMFELTSLVNKHLKG
- the gltB gene encoding glutamate synthase large subunit; this translates as MRQRVGARMGDQGLYLPEFEHDACGVGFVVHLRGQKSHGIVAQGLEVLDRLSHRAATGRDPETGDGAGILIQLPHSFFAQAALPFALPQKGRYAVAQVFLPPEPDRRRACEQIFAEAVESAGQRVLGWRDVPTDPAHLGRDARAVLPAIRQLFVQRRRVLPGAFERELYVIRKTVENKIAASGVDPEGRFHVASFSAETLIYKGLLLPRQLPRFYQDLAHGELASAIALVHSRFSTNTFPTWELAQPFRFIAHNGEINTLRGNRNWMDARRSMLRSARLGVSLDALHPIVVPGKSDSAQFDNMAELLFHAGRPLPHALMMMIPEAWEGDLAMSDDRRAFYEHAASLLEPWDGPAAIAFTDGTIVGATLDRNGLRPARYLVTEDDRVVLASETGVLDVPDAKVKLKGRLQPGRMFVVDTREGRILDDAEVKREPTQRWPYRRWLDQHVSKLEQLQVVPPPAPLGDDARLQLQRAFGYSDEDLRVLLQPMAESGHEGTGSMGMDAPLAVLSDQAPSLFDYFHQLFAQVTNPPIDPIREKLVMSVATTLGPEGNTLEDTPEPLPRLALPSPVLTHAQLATLSGANEEAVFDPQRLSLLFPLDQGPGAMAKALEALVEAAVAAVNEGSTLLILSDRGADANHAPLPVLLAVAAVNQRLVRDGIRMHAGLVCETAEVREVHHVALLVGYGATAVNPYLALETVEAMARAGDVKVTPEQAVNNFVKSCEEGLLKVMSKMGISTLQSYRGAQIFEAVGLDRALIDAHFTGTPSRLSGVGLDELEREARERHARGFAPGQTLVELELPEGGKYAWRRRGEPHKWNPSTIAFLQSAVQRKDQREFEKFCLAADDESQRQVTLRSLLATRPTPKPISLDEVEPASEILRRFVTGAMSFGSISAEAHETLAIAMNRLGGRSNSGEGGEEPRRFPRDADGSWRRSAIKQVASARFGVTTEYLVNADELQIKVAQGAKPGEGGQLPGHKVDERIAAVRWSTPGVTLISPPPHHDIYSIEDLAQLIYDLQAVNGDARVSVKLVSEVGVGTVAAGVAKAGAGAVVISGFEGGTGASPLSSIKHAGLPWELGLAETQQVLVQNGLRDRIRVQVDGGLRTPRDVIIAALLGAEEFGMATASLIALGCIMLRKCHLNTCSVGIATQDPELRKHFHGSPEHVETFFTFVAEGVRAQLAKLGLRSLDEAVGRVDLLQIDASHANWKARKLDLAPLLAKPNAAADAPKRCVKEQRKQLDDLLDPELLERAKPAIAKGKSVRFTLPVCNRNRAVGARLSGEIARRTGDKGLAADAIHAKLRGSAGQSFGAFLAPGVTLELIGDSNDYLGKGLSGGRIIVRPHKDSRFVAEENVIVGNTVLYGATRGEVFVRGLAGERFAVRNSGAHAVVEGVGDHGCEYMTGGRVVVLGSTGRNFAAGMSGGIAYVLDRDGRFSARCNMEMVELGAVVADDEKELLRDLVDRHRAFTGSKVAQRLLARWEESQRLFVRVMPRDYAKVLARAKAAVETPKPASEPRRPDLKVLHG